AATAAGTGTCACCTTTGTACGCTGGGACAAATGTATGGGCCATTAGCGTGGAGGGAACTGCCTTATAAACTAGTCTATATTCTGGAGTTGATGTTTTTTCTTCAGAGAATTCATAAATAGGCTGGGATTCAGAATCCTCAATTTCTGTAGATGGGCTTGTTTCTGCAGCATCTAACTCATTTAGTGATATCATGGGTTCTGCAGAGGATGGTTGTAACTCTGAAAGCCAGTACTGAACGAAAGAACGAGCGTACTCATCTTCAGGTGGCAGAGGACTGGATTTAGTGTGCGTCTCGTCTACATGTTCATATTCACCTTCTGATATAAATGATTCAGGTGAATCTGCTCTTTCTTCAGCAAACAATTCATCAAGACAGAACTCAGAGAATTCAATATCTGATGTTACTGATTCAGGTGATGAAGACCTATCAGCAGGGAACAACACATAATAATCACAATATTGATGCAAGAACTGGGGAAttggagagtcaggagagagaggcCTGTACTCATCAAATGATGTTACAGATTCAGGTGAAGATGGTCTAGACTCTACAAACAAGAGCTTAAAGAAGGAATAACCATCTACTGATGTTTCTGATTCTGGTGACAAGGTTCTGAATTTCATAAAAAACTGTTCAATTGACTCTCTGAATTCACTATCAGCCAAAAAGGAATCAGGAGAATCCGGTCTGTGTTCAGGAATCAGTTCATCGACATATAATCCACAGTATTCAACGCCTGACGTTACCGACTGAGGTGACGAAGACCTATCACCAGGGAGTTCCACATAATAATCACAACATTGATGTAAGAACTGGGGAATAggagagtctggagagagaggcctATGCTCATCAAGTGATGCAACAGAGGCTGGTGAGTTTGGCCTTAACTCAGTAGACCAATCATTCAAAAAAGACTGAATCTCTTCTGATGTTATTGACTCTGGTGTGACCGGCCTGTCCAGGAAAATGTCTTTGTCCTTCAGACGCTCCATTATctctctagcctgtctgtctcttgCATATTCAAAAACACCTGGTTTATTCAAGAACGTTTCACCTTGGTACGCTGGGTCAAATGTATGGGCCATTAGCGTGGAGGGAACTGCCTTGTAAACCAGTCTATATTCTAGAGTTGATGTTTTTCCTTCAGAGAATTCATAAACAGGCTGAGATTCAGAATCCTCAATTTCTGTAGATGGGCTTGTATCTGCAGCATCTAACTCATCTAGTGATATCATGGGTTCTGCAGAGGATGGTTGTAACTCTGAAAGCCAGTACTGAACGAAAGAACGAGCGTACTCATCTTCAGGTGGCAGAGGACTGGATTTAGTGAGTGTCTCGTGTACATGTTCATATTCACCTTCTGATATAAATGATTCAGGTGAATCTGCTCTGTCCTCAGCAAACGATTCATCAAGACAGAACTCAGAGAATACAACATGTGATGTTACTGATTCAGGTGAATCTGCTCTGTCCTCAGCAAACGATTCCTCAAGACATAATCCAAACAATTCAATGTCTGACGTAACGGCACAGAGGGAAGATCTACGCTCTGCAGTCATGGTAACATCTGGGATTCTAGGTCCATAGTGGGGAACTGGAGAGTCAGGTGAGAGAGGCCTGTATTCATTCACTGATGCAACAGATTCAGGTGAAGATGGCCTCATGTCAGTAAATAAGTGGTCAAGATACAAATGGATTCCATCCATGTCTGAACCGAGTGACTCAAGAGAAAGAGGTCTGTACTCAGGAAGGGACGACAACTGGGTGAACTCCCATTCAGCTAAGATGGGGGAAGGGGTTCTGATTTCTGTCGATACTGGCTGGGATATTTGCAAATGAGGTTTGTGCAAAGTTTCTGTGACTGTCTGGTCAGTGATGTTGAAGTGTTTTAGTGAGGAGATATCTTGTTTTGTCACCTCAACTGCTGTGGTTTCAGAGATACTAGGCATGCCAAGGTTGGATTCATTCAATTGAACTGGCCTGAAATCCCCACAATGTTCCCTCTGACAGTCAAGAACCTGTCTAACCTTGTATCTTTGTCCTGAATGTTCGAAAACACCAGAGTTACCATAGTAGGTTTCACCTTCTTTCGCTGGGTCATACGTATGGGACATTAGTTTGATGGGAACTGCCCTGTAAACTAGTCTATATTCTGGAGACACAGGCCGCACCTCAGAGAGTTCATGTACTGGCTGGGGTAAAGATTCTAGTGATAAGCCTGTTTGTACAGCTTTAGACACCATGAACTGAGGTATGATAGTCCAATGTACAGTTGGGATCATTTCTGGAGGACCTGCATCATATTCCCACTCTGATGTTTTAGGAAAAATACCAACATCATCATCACCGCCCTCTGACCAGAGGGAAATAGGTGAATCTGGTCTGTCCTCAATAAATAATTCCTCAAGGTTAAGTCCTGAGAATTCAATATCTGAGGTGACTGATTCTGGAGATGAACACCTACTTCCAGTGAAAGACAAAAAACAATGGCAACATTGAGCCACGAAGTGAGGAACTGGAGAGTCAGGAGACAGAGGTCTGTACTCATCAAATGATGTTACAGATTCAAGTGAAGATGGTCTAGACTCTGCAAACAAGAGCTCAATGAAGGAATACTCACCTACTGAAGTTTCTGATTCTGGTGACAGAGGTCTGTATTTCATTAAAACTCCTTCAGCTGCTTCTATGAATTCCCTCTCTGACACAAAAGATTCAGGTGAATCTGGTCTCTCTTCATTAAATAATTCCTCAAGATAGAAGCCAGATCCTTCAGTGTCTGAAGTTACTGAAATAGGGGACGAAGATCTGCTAAAGAATGAAACTGCCGACTCAATTATTGTGGGTCTAAATTGTGGGATTGGGGAATCAGGAGATAGAGCTCGATATTGGTCATTTGAAGTGATAGAATCAGGTGAAGATGGTCTAGACTCTGCAACCAAGAGCTCAAGGAAGGTATAATCACCTTCTGAAGTTACTGATTCTGGTGACAAGGGTCTGAGTTCCATTAGACCTCTTTCAACTGACTCAACAAATTCACTCTCTGATATAAATGATTCGGGTGAATCTGCTCTGTCTTCAGCAAACAGTTCCTCAAGACAGAACTCAGAGAATTCAATATCTGAAGCGACTGATTCTGGTGATGAACATCTACTTCCAGTGAAAGACAAATAACAATCGCAACATTGAGGCATGAAGTGAGGAActggagagtcaggagagagaggcCTGTACTCATCAAATGATGCAACAGACTCTGGAGAGGATGATCTAGACTCTGAAAACAATAGCTCAAGGAAGGTAAAGTCCCCTTCTGAAGTTATTGATTCTGGTGAGAGTGGTCTATACTCAGATAGGCTACTTTGAACTGTCACAGTAAATTCACTCTCTGAAGCGAAATCTGGTCTGTACAAACCACGATATTCAAGGTCTGAAGTTACAGACATAGGTGATGTAGACCTACACACATCGTACaacaaataataatcacaatgtCCAGGTCTGAATTGTGTATTAGGTGAGTCAGGAGAAAGAGGTCTATGATCTTCAAATGTTGTTACAGATTCAGGTATCGGAGAAACACTCCCATTGTATgacaaataataatcacaatgtCCAGGTCTGAATTGTGAACTACTTTCTGAAAATACTGACACAGGAGGTAAAATTTTGATTTCAGATTTGTCTTGGTGTTTCAAATTGTATTCATGTTCCTCCACAAGGGAATTAGCTGGCTCCTGCTGTACTGGCATCATTACAGCGACTGGTAATAATGACCAAACTTTCTCATCACTCAAGTCAAGCTGTATAAATGCTGTATTAGCTACAACTGGCAATGTGGTTTTAGCCTCAACAGAGTCTTCTGTTGCCATTGTTGTGGTAGATAACATGTCTGTTTTGGTGTCTCTGTGCACAGATTCAAACTGGACTAAGGCAGGTGAGATGAATTTGTTAATAGATGTTTCAGATTGattagagtgagggagagaatcaGAAACTGGAGAAGCTGATTCATGCAAGACTGGAACAAGTTCTGCTTCCAATTGATCCAGAAATTCACTGTCTGAATACATCGATTCAGGAGAATCTGCTCTGTCCTCAGCAATCAATTCCTCAAGGCTAAATCCAGAGAATTCAATGTCTGAGGTGACTGATTGTGGTGACGAAGATCGATCTTCTGTGAATAGCAAATAATAATCACAACAATGTGGTCTGAAATCAGGAATAggagagtctggagagagaggcctGTACTCATTTAACGATGTTATAGATTCAGATGAAGACGGTCTAGACTCTGCAAACAAGAGCTCAAGGAAGATATAACCATCTTCTGAAGTTACTGATTCTGGTGACAGGGGTCTGAAATTTATCAAACCTCCTTCAGCTGCTTCTACGAATTCACTCTCTGACACAAAGGATTCTGGAGAATATGGTCTCTCTTCATTGACAAATTCCTCAAGATAGAAGCCAGATCCTTCAACGTCTGAAGTTACTGAAATAGGTGACGAAGATCTGCTAAAGAATGACATTGACGACTCAATTATTGTGGGTCTAAATTGTGGGATTGGGGAATCAGGAGATAGAACTCGATATTGGTCATTTGAAGTGATAGAATCAGGTGAAGATGGTCTAGACTCTGCAACCAAGAGCTCAAGGAAGGTATAATCACCTTCTGAAGTTACTGATTCTGGTGACAAGGGTCTGAGTTCCATTAGACCTCTTTCAACTGACTCAACAAATTCACTCTCTGATATAAATGATTCGGGTGAATCTGCTCTGTCTTCAGCAAACAGTTCCTCAAGACAGAACTCAGAGAATTCAATATCTGAAGCGACTGATTCTGGTGATGAACATCTACTTCCAGTGAAAGACAAATAACAATCGCAACATTGAGGCATGAAGTGAGGAActggagagtcaggagagaggggCCTGTACTCATCAAATGATGCAACAGACTCTGGAGAGGATGATCTAGACTCTGAAAACAAGAGCTCAAGGAAGGTAAAGTCCCCTTCTGAAGTTATTGATTCTGGTGAGAGTGGTCTATACTCAGATAGGCTACTTTGAACTGTCACAGTAAATTCACTCTCTGAAGCGAAATCTGGTCTGTACAAACCACGATATTCAAGGTCTGAAGTTACAGACATAGGTGATGTAGACCTACACACATCGTACaacaaataataatcacaatgtCCAGGTCTGAATTGTGTATTAGGTGAGTCAGGAGAAAGAGGTCTATGATCTTCAAATGTTGTTACAGATTCAGGTATCGGAGAAACACTCCCATTGTATgacaaataataatcacaatgtCCAGGTCTGAATTGTGAACTACTTTCTGAAAATACTGACACAGGAGGTAAAATTTTGATTTCAGATGTATCTTGGTGTTTCAAATTGTATTCATGTTCCTCCACAAGGGAATTAGCTGGCTCCTGCTGTACTGGCATCATTACAGCGAATGGTAATAATGACCAAACTTTCTCATCACTCAAGTCAAGCTGTATAAATGCTGTTTTAGCTACAACTGGCAATGTGGTTTTAGCCTCAACAGAGTCTTCTGTTGCCATTGTTGTGGTAGATAACATGTCTGTTTTGGTGTCTCTGTGCACAGATTCAGACTGGACTAAGGCAGGTGAAATGAATTTGTTAATAGATGTTTCAGATTGaatagagtgagggagagaatcaGAAACTGGAGAAGCTGATTCATGCAAGACTGGAACAAGTTCTGCTTCCAATTGATCCAGAAATTCACTGTCTGAATACATCAATTCAGGAGAATCTGCTCTGTCCTCAGCAATCAATTCCTCAAGGCTAAATCCAGAGAATTCAATGTCTGAGGTGACTGATTGTGGTGACGAAGATCTATCTTCTGTGAATAGCAAATAATAATCACAACAATGTGGTCTGAAATCAGGAATAggagagtctggagagagaggcctGTACTCATTTAACGATGTTATAGATTCAGATGAAGACGGTCTAGACTCTGCAAACAAGAGCTCAAGGAAGATATAACCATCTTCTGAAGTTACTGATTCTGGTGACAGGGGTCTGAAATTTATCAAACCTCCTTCAGCTGCTTCTACGAATTCACTCTCTGACACAAAGGATTCTGGAGAATATGGTCTCTCTTCATTGACAAATTCCTCAAGATAGAAGCCAGATCCTTCAACGTCTGAAGTTACTGAAATAGGTGACGAAGATCTGCTAAAGAATGACATTGACGACTCAATTATTGTGGGTCTAAATTGTGGGATTGGGGAATCAGGAGATAGAACTCGATATTGGTCATTTGAAGTGATAGAATCAGGTGAAGATGGTCTAGACTCTGCAACCAAGAGCTCAAGGAAGGTATAATCACCTTCTGAAGTTACTGATTCTGGTGACAAGGGTCTGAGTTCCATTAGACCTCTTTCAACTGACTCAACAAATTCACTCTCTGATATAAATG
This region of Salmo trutta unplaced genomic scaffold, fSalTru1.1, whole genome shotgun sequence genomic DNA includes:
- the LOC115189395 gene encoding uncharacterized protein LOC115189395 isoform X4, with translation MLSTTTMATEDSVEAKTTLPVVAKTAFIQLDLSDEKVWSLLPFAVMMPVQQEPANSLVEEHEYNLKHQDTSEIKILPPVSVFSESSSQFRPGHCDYYLSYNGSVSPIPESVTTFEDHRPLSPDSPNTQFRPGHCDYYLLYDVCRSTSPMSVTSDLEYRGLYRPDFASESEFTVTVQSSLSEYRPLSPESITSEGDFTFLELLFSESRSSSPESVASFDEYRPLSPDSPVPHFMPQCCDCYLSFTGSRCSSPESVASDIEFSEFCLEELFAEDRADSPESFISESEFVESVERGLMELRPLSPESVTSEGDYTFLELLVAESRPSSPDSITSNDQYRVLSPDSPIPQFRPTIIESSMSFFSRSSSPISVTSDVEGSGFYLEEFVNEERPYSPESFVSESEFVEAAEGGLINFRPLSPESVTSEDGYIFLELLFAESRPSSSESITSLNEYRPLSPDSPIPDFRPHCCDYYLLFTEDRSSSPQSVTSDIEFSGFSLEELIAEDRADSPELMYSDSEFLDQLEAELVPVLHESASPVSDSLPHSIQSETSINKFISPALVQSESVHRDTKTDMLSTTTMATEDSVEAKTTLPVVAKTAFIQLDLSDEKVWSLLPFAVMMPVQQEPANSLVEEHEYNLKHQDTSEIKILPPVSVFSESSSQFRPGHCDYYLSYNGSVSPIPESVTTFEDHRPLSPDSPNTQFRPGHCDYYLLYDVCRSTSPMSVTSDLEYRGLYRPDFASESEFTVTVQSSLSEYRPLSPESITSEGDFTFLELLFSESRSSSPESVASFDEYRPLSPDSPVPHFMPQCCDCYLSFTGSRCSSPESVASDIEFSEFCLEELFAEDRADSPESFISESEFVESVERGLMELRPLSPESVTSEGDYTFLELLVAESRPSSPDSITSNDQYRVLSPDSPIPQFRPTIIESSMSFFSRSSSPISVTSDVEGSGFYLEEFVNEERPYSPESFVSESEFVEAAEGGLINFRPLSPESVTSEDGYIFLELLFAESRPSSSESITSLNEYRPLSPDSPIPDFRPHCCDYYLLFTEDRSSSPQSVTSDIEFSGFSLEELIAEDRADSPESMYSDSEFLDQLEAELVPVLHESASPVSDSLPHSNQSETSINKFISPALVQFESVHRDTKTDMLSTTTMATEDSVEAKTTLPVVANTAFIQLDLSDEKVWSLLPVAVMMPVQQEPANSLVEEHEYNLKHQDKSEIKILPPVSVFSESSSQFRPGHCDYYLSYNGSVSPIPESVTTFEDHRPLSPDSPNTQFRPGHCDYYLLYDVCRSTSPMSVTSDLEYRGLYRPDFASESEFTVTVQSSLSEYRPLSPESITSEGDFTFLELLFSESRSSSPESVASFDEYRPLSPDSPVPHFMPQCCDCYLSFTGSRCSSPESVASDIEFSEFCLEELFAEDRADSPESFISESEFVESVERGLMELRPLSPESVTSEGDYTFLELLVAESRPSSPDSITSNDQYRALSPDSPIPQFRPTIIESAVSFFSRSSSPISVTSDTEGSGFYLEELFNEERPDSPESFVSEREFIEAAEGVLMKYRPLSPESETSVGEYSFIELLFAESRPSSLESVTSFDEYRPLSPDSPVPHFVAQCCHCFLSFTGSRCSSPESVTSDIEFSGLNLEELFIEDRPDSPISLWSEGGDDDVGIFPKTSEWEYDAGPPEMIPTVHWTIIPQFMVSKAVQTGLSLESLPQPVHELSEVRPVSPEYRLVYRAVPIKLMSHTYDPAKEGETYYGNSGVFEHSGQRYKVRQVLDCQREHCGDFRPVQLNESNLGMPSISETTAVEVTKQDISSLKHFNITDQTVTETLHKPHLQISQPVSTEIRTPSPILAEWEFTQLSSLPEYRPLSLESLGSDMDGIHLYLDHLFTDMRPSSPESVASVNEYRPLSPDSPVPHYGPRIPDVTMTAERRSSLCAVTSDIELFGLCLEESFAEDRADSPESVTSHVVFSEFCLDESFAEDRADSPESFISEGEYEHVHETLTKSSPLPPEDEYARSFVQYWLSELQPSSAEPMISLDELDAADTSPSTEIEDSESQPVYEFSEGKTSTLEYRLVYKAVPSTLMAHTFDPAYQGETFLNKPGVFEYARDRQAREIMERLKDKDIFLDRPVTPESITSEEIQSFLNDWSTELRPNSPASVASLDEHRPLSPDSPIPQFLHQCCDYYVELPGDRSSSPQSVTSGVEYCGLYVDELIPEHRPDSPDSFLADSEFRESIEQFFMKFRTLSPESETSVDGYSFFKLLFVESRPSSPESVTSFDEYRPLSPDSPIPQFLHQYCDYYVLFPADRSSSPESVTSDIEFSEFCLDELFAEERADSPESFISEGEYEHVDETHTKSSPLPPEDEYARSFVQYWLSELQPSSAEPMISLNELDAAETSPSTEIEDSESQPIYEFSEEKTSTPEYRLVYKAVPSTLMAHTFVPAYKGDTYFSKTGVFEYETGDRQVRKVLDQSHQSSEDLRPVSVEEPASPCHSATPAEEETVQEGSLLTVPHVTDQTVTETLHEPHLPISQPVSTEIRTPSPVLAEWEFTQLSSLPEYRPLSPESLGSDRDGVLLYLDHLFTDMRPSSPESVVSFDEYRPLSPDSPVPHFMPKCCNYYFAPTDDRSSSPQSVTSDIEFSEFCLEELFAEDRADSPESLISEDGMRLEDESDKDKSQDRPMTPDSTSGESLSFLEDWFSELDLRPSSAESVLSQEEYRHLSPDSPVLQYGPGLSVFAVSSGEKCWTPESVISDWDEFGLEDLLCATRACSPDSVCSNTDTVLTDGQHSPPIDQVSTEHEPEMRVERARLKQPPEIIGAPFSLVFPVVCQTHRAVEAFFCRASSPDSHREPVEDVDLDWLDDVETHRPHQASSQSSHVLSDEQNLGSPVAAVRAEEAVHERPQASCKSIQRKEHSNVPTLKGSEVQPKIDETSKRKPMRKAEDSRVSAPSVSAVSSMENLSEPKHVLALDQPSTNRPISNKTLMSETQSVTPDLQIPNAFEFSPLSPEMTMPTEKMRVSPESPEKPLNLNKESSSSETSPVLPDLLSHNSEDSQGDEPQCSATNLQTPLESGAPAELDQLQSEFEEIKPEFRPETLEPLDSPLSESSEVGLEDLQPYVEFEDLLPESDGNPTEGEEEISSLSPSSPIQITGETAEISVVASVPTDLSLSYETDPEVFGVTTDLIKTLPEPSQVTADPVQLSHLEYLQTHRAEKSDLNGSISLVSPTAATKSVRAPESPESCHKVLELSSESIVPSQKFQSLAHDDAAVFTEPSTVEELRISLPQQDQETVDEEYDNSKETSSIQAAVKKASIEQSKVLCESGGLTTEPSQLVDETCMSNTPEVVSHLRDSTPPETLEYDEQSPQSRSEVTPQTPETVTAYRSHLRDSTPPETLEYDEQSPQLLSDVTPQTPETVTVSRHFSFEELIPYQSPRYLNMLSEELKPNTSEQPSENPVTPIEEEFSPPVTPVEVKSHDSQPSPVDPMAEMVSAQPDPVEPRAEMVSAQPGPVEPRAEMVSAQPVPEVTASAHDEEFFMEFSLPPEYAEASSSIHKPKPPAYAEVIRGSTTMHLYEDSDPETYFDCKQGVSDFFETEPDEPKKRERSGVGRTQGQASHSGALGRKYQKPTALPGCSAVRKHERGVQLSSGSEDYEDAPYDDIKEESEELAQSPGTHRDDSAFYQAPQELRPLRAADDDDFLDRQDEMTDIPPQTVTEEHYTDQHGHTVVRKVTRKVNRQVMSSEGSQREEVRAEGGAPPGEEGDGYSRVVERTVLRSHRDHSEVRVELGAPPEVTFSERDSDSVWGEEESAEGREVSRVERNAVGVEGDWTETQHGDPTLTSDLPTARDDFTQGQDV
- the LOC115189395 gene encoding uncharacterized protein LOC115189395 isoform X2, which translates into the protein MLSTTTMATEDSVEAKTTLPVVAKTAFIQLDLSDEKVWSLLPFAVMMPVQQEPANSLVEEHEYNLKHQDTSEIKILPPVSVFSESSSQFRPGHCDYYLSYNGSVSPIPESVTTFEDHRPLSPDSPNTQFRPGHCDYYLLYDVCRSTSPMSVTSDLEYRGLYRPDFASESEFTVTVQSSLSEYRPLSPESITSEGDFTFLELLFSESRSSSPESVASFDEYRPLSPDSPVPHFMPQCCDCYLSFTGSRCSSPESVASDIEFSEFCLEELFAEDRADSPESFISESEFVESVERGLMELRPLSPESVTSEGDYTFLELLVAESRPSSPDSITSNDQYRVLSPDSPIPQFRPTIIESSMSFFSRSSSPISVTSDVEGSGFYLEEFVNEERPYSPESFVSESEFVEAAEGGLINFRPLSPESVTSEDGYIFLELLFAESRPSSSESITSLNEYRPLSPDSPIPDFRPHCCDYYLLFTEDRSSSPQSVTSDIEFSGFSLEELIAEDRADSPELMYSDSEFLDQLEAELVPVLHESASPVSDSLPHSIQSETSINKFISPALVQSESVHRDTKTDMLSTTTMATEDSVEAKTTLPVVAKTAFIQLDLSDEKVWSLLPFAVMMPVQQEPANSLVEEHEYNLKHQDTSEIKILPPVSVFSESSSQFRPGHCDYYLSYNGSVSPIPESVTTFEDHRPLSPDSPNTQFRPGHCDYYLLYDVCRSTSPMSVTSDLEYRGLYRPDFASESEFTVTVQSSLSEYRPLSPESITSEGDFTFLELLFSESRSSSPESVASFDEYRPLSPDSPVPHFMPQCCDCYLSFTGSRCSSPESVASDIEFSEFCLEELFAEDRADSPESFISESEFVESVERGLMELRPLSPESVTSEGDYTFLELLVAESRPSSPDSITSNDQYRVLSPDSPIPQFRPTIIESSMSFFSRSSSPISVTSDVEGSGFYLEEFVNEERPYSPESFVSESEFVEAAEGGLINFRPLSPESVTSEDGYIFLELLFAESRPSSSESITSLNEYRPLSPDSPIPDFRPHCCDYYLLFTEDRSSSPQSVTSDIEFSGFSLEELIAEDRADSPESMYSDSEFLDQLEAELVPVLHESASPVSDSLPHSNQSETSINKFISPALVQFESVHRDTKTDMLSTTTMATEDSVEAKTTLPVVANTAFIQLDLSDEKVWSLLPVAVMMPVQQEPANSLVEEHEYNLKHQDKSEIKILPPVSVFSESSSQFRPGHCDYYLSYNGSVSPIPESVTTFEDHRPLSPDSPNTQFRPGHCDYYLLYDVCRSTSPMSVTSDLEYRGLYRPDFASESEFTVTVQSSLSEYRPLSPESITSEGDFTFLELLFSESRSSSPESVASFDEYRPLSPDSPVPHFMPQCCDCYLSFTGSRCSSPESVASDIEFSEFCLEELFAEDRADSPESFISESEFVESVERGLMELRPLSPESVTSEGDYTFLELLVAESRPSSPDSITSNDQYRALSPDSPIPQFRPTIIESAVSFFSRSSSPISVTSDTEGSGFYLEELFNEERPDSPESFVSEREFIEAAEGVLMKYRPLSPESETSVGEYSFIELLFAESRPSSLESVTSFDEYRPLSPDSPVPHFVAQCCHCFLSFTGSRCSSPESVTSDIEFSGLNLEELFIEDRPDSPISLWSEGGDDDVGIFPKTSEWEYDAGPPEMIPTVHWTIIPQFMVSKAVQTGLSLESLPQPVHELSEVRPVSPEYRLVYRAVPIKLMSHTYDPAKEGETYYGNSGVFEHSGQRYKVRQVLDCQREHCGDFRPVQLNESNLGMPSISETTAVEVTKQDISSLKHFNITDQTVTETLHKPHLQISQPVSTEIRTPSPILAEWEFTQLSSLPEYRPLSLESLGSDMDGIHLYLDHLFTDMRPSSPESVASVNEYRPLSPDSPVPHYGPRIPDVTMTAERRSSLCAVTSDIELFGLCLEESFAEDRADSPESVTSHVVFSEFCLDESFAEDRADSPESFISEGEYEHVHETLTKSSPLPPEDEYARSFVQYWLSELQPSSAEPMISLDELDAADTSPSTEIEDSESQPVYEFSEGKTSTLEYRLVYKAVPSTLMAHTFDPAYQGETFLNKPGVFEYARDRQAREIMERLKDKDIFLDRPVTPESITSEEIQSFLNDWSTELRPNSPASVASLDEHRPLSPDSPIPQFLHQCCDYYVELPGDRSSSPQSVTSGVEYCGLYVDELIPEHRPDSPDSFLADSEFRESIEQFFMKFRTLSPESETSVDGYSFFKLLFVESRPSSPESVTSFDEYRPLSPDSPIPQFLHQYCDYYVLFPADRSSSPESVTSDIEFSEFCLDELFAEERADSPESFISEGEYEHVDETHTKSSPLPPEDEYARSFVQYWLSELQPSSAEPMISLNELDAAETSPSTEIEDSESQPIYEFSEEKTSTPEYRLVYKAVPSTLMAHTFVPAYKGDTYFSKTGVFEYETGDRQVRKVLDQSHQSSEDLRPVSVEEPASPCHSATPAEEETVQEGSLLTVPHVTDQTVTETLHEPHLPISQPVSTEIRTPSPVLAEWEFTQLSSLPEYRPLSPESLGSDRDGVLLYLDHLFTDMRPSSPESVVSFDEYRPLSPDSPVPHFMPKCCNYYFAPTDDRSSSPQSVTSDIEFSEFCLEELFAEDRADSPESLISEDGMRLEDESDKDKSQDRPMTPDSTSGESLSFLEDWFSELDLRPSSAESVLSQEEYRHLSPDSPVLQYGPGLSVFAVSSGEKCWTPESVISDWDEFGLEDLLCATRACSPDSVCSNTDTVLTDGQHSPPIDQVSTEHEPEMRVERARLKQPPEIIGAPFSLVFPVVCQTHRAVEAFFCRASSPDSHREPVEDVDLDWLDDVETHRPHQASSQSSHVLSDEQNLGSPVAAVRAEEAVHERPQASCKSIQRKEHSNVPTLKGSEVQPKIDETSKRKPMRKAEDSRVSAPSVSAVSSMENLSEPKHVLALDQPSTNRPISNKTLMSETQSVTPDLQIPNAFEFSPLSPEMTMPTEKMRVSPESPEKPLNLNKESSSSETSPVLPDLLSHNSEDSQGDEPQCSATNLQTPLESGAPAELDQLQSEFEEIKPEFRPETLEPLDSPLSESSEVGLEDLQPYVEFEDLLPESDGNPTEGEEEISSLSPSSPIQITGETAEISVVASVPTDLSLSYETDPEVFGVTTDLIKTLPEPSQVTADPVQLSHLEYLQTHRAEKSDLNGSISLVSPTAATKSVRAPESPESCHKVLELSSESIVPSQKFQSLAHDDAAVFTEPSTVEELRISLPQQDQETVDEEYDNSKETSSIQAAVKKASIEQSKVLCESGGLTTEPSQLVDETCMSNTPEVVSHLRDSTPPETLEYDEQSPQSRSEVTPQTPETVTAYRSHLRDSTPPETLEYDEQSPQLLSDVTPQTPETVTVSRHFSFEELIPYQSPRYLNMLSEELKPNTSEQPSENPVTPIEEEFSPPVTPVEVKSHDSQPSPVDPMAEMVSAQPDPVEPRAEMVSAQPGPVEPRAEMVSAQPVPEVTASAHDEEFFMEFSLPPEYAEASSSIHKPKPPAYAEVIRGSTTMHLYEDSDPETYFDCKQGVSDFFETEPDEPKKRERSGVGRTQGQASHSGALGRKYQKPTALPGCSAVRKHERGVQLSSGSEDYEDAPYDDIKEESEELAQSPGTHRDDSAFYQAPQELRPLRAADDDDFLDREVAVEVGEMTSDVEEFLTSRVVRRRVIIQQDEMTDIPPQTVTEEHYTDQHGHTVVRKVTRKVNRQVMSSEGSQREEVRAEGGAPPGEEGDGYSRVVERTVLRSHRDHSEVRVELGAPPEVTFSERDSDSVWGEEESAEGREVSRVERNAVGVEGDWTETQHGDPTLTSDLPTARDDFTQGQDV